In a single window of the Salvelinus alpinus chromosome 15, SLU_Salpinus.1, whole genome shotgun sequence genome:
- the LOC139540350 gene encoding neuronal cell adhesion molecule-like isoform X11 has protein sequence MERTRARATVFLMLFLGNLGNALEVPLDPKVLEGLPQPPTITHQSPKDYIIDPRENIVIHCDAKGKPHPSFSWTRNGTHFDIDQDPKVTMRPHSGTLVVDISGEKVESYEGVYQCTARNEHGTAVSNNIVIRQSRSPLWSKERNEPIIVQEGVSLVLQCRPPAGLPPPIIFWMDINFQRLPQSSRVSQALNGDLHFSNVLTEDSRNDYICYARFPHTQTIQQKQPITVTVLNLDAINETVAALYNETDFLSDGSAEERRPTFLIPSGSSSSKMVLRGQVLELECIAEGLPTPEVSWSKVSGEFPAKRTSFLHFQKTLRIVDVSEADAGEYRCTARNRLASVHHTIRVTVKAAPYWISTPRNLVLAPRERGNMICRASGTPKPTITWAMNGIPIENSPKDPSRKVEGDTIIFEEVQTGSSAVYQCNASNEYGYLLSNAFVNVLSETPRVLTPANKVYQVIRNTHALLDCSSFGSPIPKITWFKDSRSSTLDGDPYVLHENGTLEIHVAQAVNSGKYTCVARNSLGISENHVYLEVKEPTRILKQPEYKVVQSNMNVVFECKVKHDPSLIPTMTWVKDNGELPDDERFLVDSDSLTITDVTEDDAGTYTCIMTTTLDQDSASAELTVVEAAPTPAIVYEQPDPPTDLELTDQKPRSVQLTWIPGDEHNSPIYMFLIQYADSLHHHGHWHNLTLVPGSKTTAHLKLSPYVHYAFRVLALNAVGFSNPSLPSRMYKTNPSAPDENPSGVDGFGTEHDNLVISWKPMSGHQANGPGLQYKVMWRQKDVDKEWTSVTVANVSKFMVSGTPTFTPYEVQVQAINDYGIGPEPAVVTGHSGEDLPMQAPDNVQVLVLNSSLAEVHWEPVPPKTVRGRLKGYKVYYWRERSLHKHNPHHVEQQVLTFSGNKSHGMLPGLQPYSLYLFNVRVFNGKGEGPASSNQQFETPEGVPGRPSFLRITKPSLDSLTLEWGPPYDRNGRLTGYTLKYQTVNISNVLGPVEELALPANETTVTLFNLKYSTRYKFYFNAKTGQGAGPVVTEEAATIMDEAMAARQVDIATQGWFICLMCAIALLILVLLIICFIQRNKGGKYPVKEKEDAHTDPEFQPMKEDDCTFGEYSDTEDHKPLKGSRTPSNGTVHRDNSDDSLVDYGGDGGDGQFNEDGSFIGQYSGKSSARDTAGGHESSEAPSPVNTSAMNSFV, from the exons ATGGAGAGGACGAGGGCGAGAGCAACAGTGTTCCTGATGCTGTTCCTGGGTAACCTCGGCAACGCTCTGGAGGTCCCGCTAGATC CTAAAGTTCTGGAAGGAT TGCCGCAGCCACCAACCATTACCCACCAGTCTCCCAAGGATTACATCATCGACCCTCGGGAGAACATCGTCATCCACTGTGATGCCAAGGGGAAGCCGCatcccag CTTTTCGTGGACCAGGAACGGGACCCACTTTGACATTGACCAGGACCCCAAGGTCACAATGCGACCCCACTCTGGCACCCTGGTGGTGGACATCAGTGGAGAGAAGGTTGAGTCATATGAGGGGGTGTACCAGTGTACGGCCAGGAACGAACATGGGACTGCAGTATCAAACAATATCGTCATCAGACAGTCCA GGTCCCCCTTGTGGTCGAAGGAAAGAAACGAGCCGATCATCGTTCAGGAGGGCGTGTCTCTGGTGCTACAGTGCCGGCCCCCTGCCGGCCTGCCCCCACCCATCATCTTCTGGATGGACATCA aCTTCCAGAGGCTGCCTCAGAGCAGCCGTGTGTCCCAGGCGTTGAACGGAGACCTGCACTTCTCCAACGTCCTGACGGAGGACTCGAGGAACGACTACATCTGTTACGCCCGCTTCCCTCACACACAGACCATCCAGCAGAAACAACCCATCACCGTCACAGTGCTCAACC TGGATGCAATCAATGAGACTGTTGCTGCTTTATACAATGAAACTGATTTTCTTAGTG ATGGCTCggcggaggagaggagacccaCCTTCCTGATTCCGTCTGGCTCCAGCAGCTCCAagatggtgctgagaggacaggtCCTGGAGCTGGAGTGTATCGCTGAGGGACT ACCCACTCCAGAGGTGTCATGGAGTAAGGTGAGCGGGGAGTTCCCTGCCAAGCGGACCTCCTTCCTGCACTTCCAGAAGACACTGCGTATCGTTGACGTGTCTGAGGCGGACGCCGGAGAGTACcgctgcaccgcccgcaaccgcctGGCCTCCGTACACCACACCATCCGCGTCACCGTCAAAG CGGCCCCGTACTGGATCAGTACCCCCAGAAACCTGGTGCTGGCTCCCAGGGAGAGGGGTAATATGATCTGCAGGGCCAGTGGTACCCCCAAACCCACCATCACCTGGGCCATGAACGGAATCCCCATAGAAA ATTCACCTAAGGACCCTAGTAGGAAGGTGGAGGGTGACACCATCATCTTCGAGGAAGTCCAGACTGGATCCAGTGCAGTCTACCAGTGCAACGCCTCCAATGAATATGGATATCTGCTGTCCAATGCCTTCGTCAACGTTCTCT CTGAAACACCCAGAGTCCTGACTCCAGCTAACAAGGTCTACCAGGTGATCAGGAACACCCACGCCTTACTGGACTGTTCCTCCTTCGGCTCGCCCATCCCCAAAATAACATG GTTTAAGGACAGCAGGTCCAGCACCCTGGACGGGGACCCCTACGTGCTGCATGAGAACGGGACTCTGGAGATACATGTGGCCCAGGCCGTCAACAGTGGGAAGTACACTTGTGTGGCCAGGAACTCTCTGGGCATCTCTGAGAACCACGTCTATCTTGAGGTCAAAG AGCCCACGCGTATCCTGAAGCAGCCGGAGTACAAGGTGGTGCAGAGCAACATGAACGTGGTGTTTGAGTGTAAAGTAAAACAcgacccctccctcatccctacCATGACCTGGGTCAAAGACAACGGAGAACTACCCGACGACGAGAG GTTTCTGGTGGACTCTGACAGCCTGACCATAACCGACGTGACAGAGGATGATGCAGGAACTTACACCTGCATCATGACCACCACTCTGGACCAGGACTCTGCTAGCGCTGAGCTCACCGTTGTCG AGGCAGCTCCTACTCCAGCTATAGTCTACG AACAACCAGACCCTCCTACTGACCTGGAGCTGACAGACCAGAAGCCCAGGAGTGTCCAGCTCACCTGGATACCCGGAGACGAACACAACAGCCCTATTTaca tgtttCTGATCCAATACGCAGACTCTCTCCACCACCATGGCCACTGGCACAACCTGACCCTAGTTCCGGGCTCTAAGACCACGGCCCACCTTAAGCTGTCTCCTTATGTCCACTACGCCTTCCGAGTCCTGGCCCTCAATGCCGTGGGCTTCTCCAACCCCTCATTGCCCTCCCGCATGTACAAGACCAACCCTTCAG ctcCTGATGAGAACCCCAGTGGAGTTGATGGCTTTGGAACGGAACACGACAACCTTGTGATCTCATGGAAG CCAATGTCAGGTCACCAGGCCAACGGACCAGGCCTGCAGTACAAGGTGATGTGGAGACAGAAGGACGTGGACAAGGAGTGGACGTCAGTGACCGTGGCTAACGTCTCCAAGTTCATGGTCTCTGGCACGCCCACCTTCACACCCTACGAGGTCCAGGTTCAAGCCATCAACGACTACGGGATTGGACCTGAGCCAGCTGTGGTCACCGGACACTCCGGGGAGGACT TGCCGATGCAGGCACCAGACAATGTCCAGGTTCTAGTGTTGAACAGCAGTCTGGCTGAGGTGCACTGGGAGCCTGTCCCACCTAAGACAGTACGGGGACGTCTTAAGGgatacaag GTGTACTACTGGCGCGAGCGGAGCCTCCACAAACACAACCCACACCATGTGGAGCAGCAGGTCCTGACCTTCAGTGGGAACAAGAGTCATGGCATGCTTCCCGGCCTGCAGCCCTACAGCCTCTACCTGTTCAACGTCAGGGTCTTCAACGGCAAGGGGGAGGGCCCCGCCAGCTCCAACCAGCAGTTCGAGACCCCTGAGGGAG TCCCTGGGCGGCCATCTTTCCTGAGGATCACCAAGCCTAGCCTGGACTCTCTCACTCTGGAGTGGGGCCCTCCCTACGACCGCAACGGACGCCTCACCGGCTACACCCTGAAATATCAGACAG TCAATATCTCCAACGTGCTGGGTCCGGTGGAGGAGCTGGCCCTGCCAGCCAACGAGACCACCGTCACTCTCTTTAACCTCAAGTACAGCACGCGTTACAAGTTTTATTTCAATGCCAAAACAGGCCAGGGAGCAGGGCCTGTCGTTACAGAGGAAGCCGCCACTATCATGGATGAAG CTATGGCAGCCCGACAGGTGGACATTGCTACTCAGGGCTGGTTCATCTGCCTGATGTGTGCcatcgctctcctcatcctcgttCTCCTCATCATCTGCTTCATACAGAGAAACAAGGGAGGAAAATACCCAG TGAAAGAAAAGGAGGACGCGCACACAGACCCAGAGTTCCAGCCCATGAAAGAGGATGACTGTACTTTCGGGGAATACAG
- the LOC139540350 gene encoding neuronal cell adhesion molecule-like isoform X2 has product MERTRARATVFLMLFLGNLGNALEVPLDLPQPPTITHQSPKDYIIDPRENIVIHCDAKGKPHPSFSWTRNGTHFDIDQDPKVTMRPHSGTLVVDISGEKVESYEGVYQCTARNEHGTAVSNNIVIRQSRSPLWSKERNEPIIVQEGVSLVLQCRPPAGLPPPIIFWMDINFQRLPQSSRVSQALNGDLHFSNVLTEDSRNDYICYARFPHTQTIQQKQPITVTVLNLDAINETVAALYNETDFLSDGSAEERRPTFLIPSGSSSSKMVLRGQVLELECIAEGLPTPEVSWSKVSGEFPAKRTSFLHFQKTLRIVDVSEADAGEYRCTARNRLASVHHTIRVTVKAAPYWISTPRNLVLAPRERGNMICRASGTPKPTITWAMNGIPIENSPKDPSRKVEGDTIIFEEVQTGSSAVYQCNASNEYGYLLSNAFVNVLSETPRVLTPANKVYQVIRNTHALLDCSSFGSPIPKITWFKDSRSSTLDGDPYVLHENGTLEIHVAQAVNSGKYTCVARNSLGISENHVYLEVKEPTRILKQPEYKVVQSNMNVVFECKVKHDPSLIPTMTWVKDNGELPDDERFLVDSDSLTITDVTEDDAGTYTCIMTTTLDQDSASAELTVVEAAPTPAIVYEQPDPPTDLELTDQKPRSVQLTWIPGDEHNSPIYMFLIQYADSLHHHGHWHNLTLVPGSKTTAHLKLSPYVHYAFRVLALNAVGFSNPSLPSRMYKTNPSAPDENPSGVDGFGTEHDNLVISWKPMSGHQANGPGLQYKVMWRQKDVDKEWTSVTVANVSKFMVSGTPTFTPYEVQVQAINDYGIGPEPAVVTGHSGEDLPMQAPDNVQVLVLNSSLAEVHWEPVPPKTVRGRLKGYKVYYWRERSLHKHNPHHVEQQVLTFSGNKSHGMLPGLQPYSLYLFNVRVFNGKGEGPASSNQQFETPEGVPGRPSFLRITKPSLDSLTLEWGPPYDRNGRLTGYTLKYQTVNISNVLGPVEELALPANETTVTLFNLKYSTRYKFYFNAKTGQGAGPVVTEEAATIMDEGNAQPSPPVARSPPTHLPFHKVHPAAPAFGNVSSSVGEDGTLISWEYWGAEKNVYVEYIVENDNSEEEWQKEYVNGSRAYVLKGLKEGLSYRVRVVAKGHNGQAVLHQSEELLVMIPAMAARQVDIATQGWFICLMCAIALLILVLLIICFIQRNKGGKYPVKEKEDAHTDPEFQPMKEDDCTFGEYSDTEDHKPLKGSRTPSNGTVHRDNSDDSLVDYGGDGGDGQFNEDGSFIGQYSGKSSARDTAGGHESSEAPSPVNTSAMNSFV; this is encoded by the exons ATGGAGAGGACGAGGGCGAGAGCAACAGTGTTCCTGATGCTGTTCCTGGGTAACCTCGGCAACGCTCTGGAGGTCCCGCTAGATC TGCCGCAGCCACCAACCATTACCCACCAGTCTCCCAAGGATTACATCATCGACCCTCGGGAGAACATCGTCATCCACTGTGATGCCAAGGGGAAGCCGCatcccag CTTTTCGTGGACCAGGAACGGGACCCACTTTGACATTGACCAGGACCCCAAGGTCACAATGCGACCCCACTCTGGCACCCTGGTGGTGGACATCAGTGGAGAGAAGGTTGAGTCATATGAGGGGGTGTACCAGTGTACGGCCAGGAACGAACATGGGACTGCAGTATCAAACAATATCGTCATCAGACAGTCCA GGTCCCCCTTGTGGTCGAAGGAAAGAAACGAGCCGATCATCGTTCAGGAGGGCGTGTCTCTGGTGCTACAGTGCCGGCCCCCTGCCGGCCTGCCCCCACCCATCATCTTCTGGATGGACATCA aCTTCCAGAGGCTGCCTCAGAGCAGCCGTGTGTCCCAGGCGTTGAACGGAGACCTGCACTTCTCCAACGTCCTGACGGAGGACTCGAGGAACGACTACATCTGTTACGCCCGCTTCCCTCACACACAGACCATCCAGCAGAAACAACCCATCACCGTCACAGTGCTCAACC TGGATGCAATCAATGAGACTGTTGCTGCTTTATACAATGAAACTGATTTTCTTAGTG ATGGCTCggcggaggagaggagacccaCCTTCCTGATTCCGTCTGGCTCCAGCAGCTCCAagatggtgctgagaggacaggtCCTGGAGCTGGAGTGTATCGCTGAGGGACT ACCCACTCCAGAGGTGTCATGGAGTAAGGTGAGCGGGGAGTTCCCTGCCAAGCGGACCTCCTTCCTGCACTTCCAGAAGACACTGCGTATCGTTGACGTGTCTGAGGCGGACGCCGGAGAGTACcgctgcaccgcccgcaaccgcctGGCCTCCGTACACCACACCATCCGCGTCACCGTCAAAG CGGCCCCGTACTGGATCAGTACCCCCAGAAACCTGGTGCTGGCTCCCAGGGAGAGGGGTAATATGATCTGCAGGGCCAGTGGTACCCCCAAACCCACCATCACCTGGGCCATGAACGGAATCCCCATAGAAA ATTCACCTAAGGACCCTAGTAGGAAGGTGGAGGGTGACACCATCATCTTCGAGGAAGTCCAGACTGGATCCAGTGCAGTCTACCAGTGCAACGCCTCCAATGAATATGGATATCTGCTGTCCAATGCCTTCGTCAACGTTCTCT CTGAAACACCCAGAGTCCTGACTCCAGCTAACAAGGTCTACCAGGTGATCAGGAACACCCACGCCTTACTGGACTGTTCCTCCTTCGGCTCGCCCATCCCCAAAATAACATG GTTTAAGGACAGCAGGTCCAGCACCCTGGACGGGGACCCCTACGTGCTGCATGAGAACGGGACTCTGGAGATACATGTGGCCCAGGCCGTCAACAGTGGGAAGTACACTTGTGTGGCCAGGAACTCTCTGGGCATCTCTGAGAACCACGTCTATCTTGAGGTCAAAG AGCCCACGCGTATCCTGAAGCAGCCGGAGTACAAGGTGGTGCAGAGCAACATGAACGTGGTGTTTGAGTGTAAAGTAAAACAcgacccctccctcatccctacCATGACCTGGGTCAAAGACAACGGAGAACTACCCGACGACGAGAG GTTTCTGGTGGACTCTGACAGCCTGACCATAACCGACGTGACAGAGGATGATGCAGGAACTTACACCTGCATCATGACCACCACTCTGGACCAGGACTCTGCTAGCGCTGAGCTCACCGTTGTCG AGGCAGCTCCTACTCCAGCTATAGTCTACG AACAACCAGACCCTCCTACTGACCTGGAGCTGACAGACCAGAAGCCCAGGAGTGTCCAGCTCACCTGGATACCCGGAGACGAACACAACAGCCCTATTTaca tgtttCTGATCCAATACGCAGACTCTCTCCACCACCATGGCCACTGGCACAACCTGACCCTAGTTCCGGGCTCTAAGACCACGGCCCACCTTAAGCTGTCTCCTTATGTCCACTACGCCTTCCGAGTCCTGGCCCTCAATGCCGTGGGCTTCTCCAACCCCTCATTGCCCTCCCGCATGTACAAGACCAACCCTTCAG ctcCTGATGAGAACCCCAGTGGAGTTGATGGCTTTGGAACGGAACACGACAACCTTGTGATCTCATGGAAG CCAATGTCAGGTCACCAGGCCAACGGACCAGGCCTGCAGTACAAGGTGATGTGGAGACAGAAGGACGTGGACAAGGAGTGGACGTCAGTGACCGTGGCTAACGTCTCCAAGTTCATGGTCTCTGGCACGCCCACCTTCACACCCTACGAGGTCCAGGTTCAAGCCATCAACGACTACGGGATTGGACCTGAGCCAGCTGTGGTCACCGGACACTCCGGGGAGGACT TGCCGATGCAGGCACCAGACAATGTCCAGGTTCTAGTGTTGAACAGCAGTCTGGCTGAGGTGCACTGGGAGCCTGTCCCACCTAAGACAGTACGGGGACGTCTTAAGGgatacaag GTGTACTACTGGCGCGAGCGGAGCCTCCACAAACACAACCCACACCATGTGGAGCAGCAGGTCCTGACCTTCAGTGGGAACAAGAGTCATGGCATGCTTCCCGGCCTGCAGCCCTACAGCCTCTACCTGTTCAACGTCAGGGTCTTCAACGGCAAGGGGGAGGGCCCCGCCAGCTCCAACCAGCAGTTCGAGACCCCTGAGGGAG TCCCTGGGCGGCCATCTTTCCTGAGGATCACCAAGCCTAGCCTGGACTCTCTCACTCTGGAGTGGGGCCCTCCCTACGACCGCAACGGACGCCTCACCGGCTACACCCTGAAATATCAGACAG TCAATATCTCCAACGTGCTGGGTCCGGTGGAGGAGCTGGCCCTGCCAGCCAACGAGACCACCGTCACTCTCTTTAACCTCAAGTACAGCACGCGTTACAAGTTTTATTTCAATGCCAAAACAGGCCAGGGAGCAGGGCCTGTCGTTACAGAGGAAGCCGCCACTATCATGGATGAAG GGAACGCCCAACCCTCACCTCCCGTAGCACGGTCTCCTCCGACACACCTCCCATTCCACAAGG TGCATCCAGCGGCTCCGGCATTCGGGAACGTTAGCTCTTCCGTGGGAGAGGACGGAACGCTGATCAGTTGGGAATACTGGGGAGCGGAAAAAAATGTTTACGTAGAATATATAGTAGAGAACGATAACA GTGAAGAGGAGTGGCAGAAAGAGTATGTAAATGGCTCTCGGGCCTATGTGCTGAAGGGCTTAAAGGAGGGCCTGTCCTATAGGGTGCGCGTGGTCGCCAAGGGTCACAACGGCCAAGCGGTGCTCCACCAATCAGAAGAGCTTTTGGTGATGATTCCAG CTATGGCAGCCCGACAGGTGGACATTGCTACTCAGGGCTGGTTCATCTGCCTGATGTGTGCcatcgctctcctcatcctcgttCTCCTCATCATCTGCTTCATACAGAGAAACAAGGGAGGAAAATACCCAG TGAAAGAAAAGGAGGACGCGCACACAGACCCAGAGTTCCAGCCCATGAAAGAGGATGACTGTACTTTCGGGGAATACAG
- the LOC139540350 gene encoding neuronal cell adhesion molecule-like isoform X7, with product MERTRARATVFLMLFLGNLGNALEVPLDLPQPPTITHQSPKDYIIDPRENIVIHCDAKGKPHPSFSWTRNGTHFDIDQDPKVTMRPHSGTLVVDISGEKVESYEGVYQCTARNEHGTAVSNNIVIRQSRSPLWSKERNEPIIVQEGVSLVLQCRPPAGLPPPIIFWMDINFQRLPQSSRVSQALNGDLHFSNVLTEDSRNDYICYARFPHTQTIQQKQPITVTVLNHGSAEERRPTFLIPSGSSSSKMVLRGQVLELECIAEGLPTPEVSWSKVSGEFPAKRTSFLHFQKTLRIVDVSEADAGEYRCTARNRLASVHHTIRVTVKAAPYWISTPRNLVLAPRERGNMICRASGTPKPTITWAMNGIPIENSPKDPSRKVEGDTIIFEEVQTGSSAVYQCNASNEYGYLLSNAFVNVLSETPRVLTPANKVYQVIRNTHALLDCSSFGSPIPKITWFKDSRSSTLDGDPYVLHENGTLEIHVAQAVNSGKYTCVARNSLGISENHVYLEVKEPTRILKQPEYKVVQSNMNVVFECKVKHDPSLIPTMTWVKDNGELPDDERFLVDSDSLTITDVTEDDAGTYTCIMTTTLDQDSASAELTVVEAAPTPAIVYEQPDPPTDLELTDQKPRSVQLTWIPGDEHNSPIYMFLIQYADSLHHHGHWHNLTLVPGSKTTAHLKLSPYVHYAFRVLALNAVGFSNPSLPSRMYKTNPSAPDENPSGVDGFGTEHDNLVISWKPMSGHQANGPGLQYKVMWRQKDVDKEWTSVTVANVSKFMVSGTPTFTPYEVQVQAINDYGIGPEPAVVTGHSGEDLPMQAPDNVQVLVLNSSLAEVHWEPVPPKTVRGRLKGYKVYYWRERSLHKHNPHHVEQQVLTFSGNKSHGMLPGLQPYSLYLFNVRVFNGKGEGPASSNQQFETPEGVPGRPSFLRITKPSLDSLTLEWGPPYDRNGRLTGYTLKYQTVNISNVLGPVEELALPANETTVTLFNLKYSTRYKFYFNAKTGQGAGPVVTEEAATIMDEGNAQPSPPVARSPPTHLPFHKVHPAAPAFGNVSSSVGEDGTLISWEYWGAEKNVYVEYIVENDNSEEEWQKEYVNGSRAYVLKGLKEGLSYRVRVVAKGHNGQAVLHQSEELLVMIPAMAARQVDIATQGWFICLMCAIALLILVLLIICFIQRNKGGKYPVKEKEDAHTDPEFQPMKEDDCTFGEYSDTEDHKPLKGSRTPSNGTVHRDNSDDSLVDYGGDGGDGQFNEDGSFIGQYSGKSSARDTAGGHESSEAPSPVNTSAMNSFV from the exons ATGGAGAGGACGAGGGCGAGAGCAACAGTGTTCCTGATGCTGTTCCTGGGTAACCTCGGCAACGCTCTGGAGGTCCCGCTAGATC TGCCGCAGCCACCAACCATTACCCACCAGTCTCCCAAGGATTACATCATCGACCCTCGGGAGAACATCGTCATCCACTGTGATGCCAAGGGGAAGCCGCatcccag CTTTTCGTGGACCAGGAACGGGACCCACTTTGACATTGACCAGGACCCCAAGGTCACAATGCGACCCCACTCTGGCACCCTGGTGGTGGACATCAGTGGAGAGAAGGTTGAGTCATATGAGGGGGTGTACCAGTGTACGGCCAGGAACGAACATGGGACTGCAGTATCAAACAATATCGTCATCAGACAGTCCA GGTCCCCCTTGTGGTCGAAGGAAAGAAACGAGCCGATCATCGTTCAGGAGGGCGTGTCTCTGGTGCTACAGTGCCGGCCCCCTGCCGGCCTGCCCCCACCCATCATCTTCTGGATGGACATCA aCTTCCAGAGGCTGCCTCAGAGCAGCCGTGTGTCCCAGGCGTTGAACGGAGACCTGCACTTCTCCAACGTCCTGACGGAGGACTCGAGGAACGACTACATCTGTTACGCCCGCTTCCCTCACACACAGACCATCCAGCAGAAACAACCCATCACCGTCACAGTGCTCAACC ATGGCTCggcggaggagaggagacccaCCTTCCTGATTCCGTCTGGCTCCAGCAGCTCCAagatggtgctgagaggacaggtCCTGGAGCTGGAGTGTATCGCTGAGGGACT ACCCACTCCAGAGGTGTCATGGAGTAAGGTGAGCGGGGAGTTCCCTGCCAAGCGGACCTCCTTCCTGCACTTCCAGAAGACACTGCGTATCGTTGACGTGTCTGAGGCGGACGCCGGAGAGTACcgctgcaccgcccgcaaccgcctGGCCTCCGTACACCACACCATCCGCGTCACCGTCAAAG CGGCCCCGTACTGGATCAGTACCCCCAGAAACCTGGTGCTGGCTCCCAGGGAGAGGGGTAATATGATCTGCAGGGCCAGTGGTACCCCCAAACCCACCATCACCTGGGCCATGAACGGAATCCCCATAGAAA ATTCACCTAAGGACCCTAGTAGGAAGGTGGAGGGTGACACCATCATCTTCGAGGAAGTCCAGACTGGATCCAGTGCAGTCTACCAGTGCAACGCCTCCAATGAATATGGATATCTGCTGTCCAATGCCTTCGTCAACGTTCTCT CTGAAACACCCAGAGTCCTGACTCCAGCTAACAAGGTCTACCAGGTGATCAGGAACACCCACGCCTTACTGGACTGTTCCTCCTTCGGCTCGCCCATCCCCAAAATAACATG GTTTAAGGACAGCAGGTCCAGCACCCTGGACGGGGACCCCTACGTGCTGCATGAGAACGGGACTCTGGAGATACATGTGGCCCAGGCCGTCAACAGTGGGAAGTACACTTGTGTGGCCAGGAACTCTCTGGGCATCTCTGAGAACCACGTCTATCTTGAGGTCAAAG AGCCCACGCGTATCCTGAAGCAGCCGGAGTACAAGGTGGTGCAGAGCAACATGAACGTGGTGTTTGAGTGTAAAGTAAAACAcgacccctccctcatccctacCATGACCTGGGTCAAAGACAACGGAGAACTACCCGACGACGAGAG GTTTCTGGTGGACTCTGACAGCCTGACCATAACCGACGTGACAGAGGATGATGCAGGAACTTACACCTGCATCATGACCACCACTCTGGACCAGGACTCTGCTAGCGCTGAGCTCACCGTTGTCG AGGCAGCTCCTACTCCAGCTATAGTCTACG AACAACCAGACCCTCCTACTGACCTGGAGCTGACAGACCAGAAGCCCAGGAGTGTCCAGCTCACCTGGATACCCGGAGACGAACACAACAGCCCTATTTaca tgtttCTGATCCAATACGCAGACTCTCTCCACCACCATGGCCACTGGCACAACCTGACCCTAGTTCCGGGCTCTAAGACCACGGCCCACCTTAAGCTGTCTCCTTATGTCCACTACGCCTTCCGAGTCCTGGCCCTCAATGCCGTGGGCTTCTCCAACCCCTCATTGCCCTCCCGCATGTACAAGACCAACCCTTCAG ctcCTGATGAGAACCCCAGTGGAGTTGATGGCTTTGGAACGGAACACGACAACCTTGTGATCTCATGGAAG CCAATGTCAGGTCACCAGGCCAACGGACCAGGCCTGCAGTACAAGGTGATGTGGAGACAGAAGGACGTGGACAAGGAGTGGACGTCAGTGACCGTGGCTAACGTCTCCAAGTTCATGGTCTCTGGCACGCCCACCTTCACACCCTACGAGGTCCAGGTTCAAGCCATCAACGACTACGGGATTGGACCTGAGCCAGCTGTGGTCACCGGACACTCCGGGGAGGACT TGCCGATGCAGGCACCAGACAATGTCCAGGTTCTAGTGTTGAACAGCAGTCTGGCTGAGGTGCACTGGGAGCCTGTCCCACCTAAGACAGTACGGGGACGTCTTAAGGgatacaag GTGTACTACTGGCGCGAGCGGAGCCTCCACAAACACAACCCACACCATGTGGAGCAGCAGGTCCTGACCTTCAGTGGGAACAAGAGTCATGGCATGCTTCCCGGCCTGCAGCCCTACAGCCTCTACCTGTTCAACGTCAGGGTCTTCAACGGCAAGGGGGAGGGCCCCGCCAGCTCCAACCAGCAGTTCGAGACCCCTGAGGGAG TCCCTGGGCGGCCATCTTTCCTGAGGATCACCAAGCCTAGCCTGGACTCTCTCACTCTGGAGTGGGGCCCTCCCTACGACCGCAACGGACGCCTCACCGGCTACACCCTGAAATATCAGACAG TCAATATCTCCAACGTGCTGGGTCCGGTGGAGGAGCTGGCCCTGCCAGCCAACGAGACCACCGTCACTCTCTTTAACCTCAAGTACAGCACGCGTTACAAGTTTTATTTCAATGCCAAAACAGGCCAGGGAGCAGGGCCTGTCGTTACAGAGGAAGCCGCCACTATCATGGATGAAG GGAACGCCCAACCCTCACCTCCCGTAGCACGGTCTCCTCCGACACACCTCCCATTCCACAAGG TGCATCCAGCGGCTCCGGCATTCGGGAACGTTAGCTCTTCCGTGGGAGAGGACGGAACGCTGATCAGTTGGGAATACTGGGGAGCGGAAAAAAATGTTTACGTAGAATATATAGTAGAGAACGATAACA GTGAAGAGGAGTGGCAGAAAGAGTATGTAAATGGCTCTCGGGCCTATGTGCTGAAGGGCTTAAAGGAGGGCCTGTCCTATAGGGTGCGCGTGGTCGCCAAGGGTCACAACGGCCAAGCGGTGCTCCACCAATCAGAAGAGCTTTTGGTGATGATTCCAG CTATGGCAGCCCGACAGGTGGACATTGCTACTCAGGGCTGGTTCATCTGCCTGATGTGTGCcatcgctctcctcatcctcgttCTCCTCATCATCTGCTTCATACAGAGAAACAAGGGAGGAAAATACCCAG TGAAAGAAAAGGAGGACGCGCACACAGACCCAGAGTTCCAGCCCATGAAAGAGGATGACTGTACTTTCGGGGAATACAG